A window of the Tessaracoccus sp. MC1865 genome harbors these coding sequences:
- a CDS encoding NifU family protein translates to MTRAIHPQSIPGEPRAVRWVTDVDLPVGQVLHAPGTLGPLLEYGVLTKAMVERRGVWTWLAEDRTWTEHGPRIRDAVAAAVDLDGWQVTEGSGELLGMLAREVLEGELAGYVSSHGGHITVADATATTLKLNFGGACEDCPAAASTLHDRVEASVRERYPLLTEVKRAGGHHPGAGWLGLPAPGRGR, encoded by the coding sequence ATGACACGCGCCATCCACCCCCAGTCGATCCCGGGCGAACCGCGCGCCGTGCGCTGGGTCACCGACGTCGACCTCCCCGTCGGCCAGGTTCTGCACGCGCCCGGCACGCTCGGCCCGCTGCTCGAGTACGGCGTGTTGACCAAGGCAATGGTGGAACGACGCGGTGTCTGGACGTGGTTGGCCGAGGACCGCACCTGGACCGAGCACGGCCCGCGGATCCGCGACGCGGTGGCGGCCGCCGTCGACCTCGACGGCTGGCAGGTCACCGAGGGCTCCGGGGAACTGCTGGGAATGCTGGCGCGCGAGGTGCTGGAGGGTGAGCTGGCCGGCTACGTGTCGAGCCACGGCGGCCACATCACAGTCGCCGATGCGACGGCCACGACGCTGAAGCTCAACTTCGGCGGCGCCTGCGAGGACTGCCCCGCGGCCGCGTCGACGCTGCATGACCGGGTGGAGGCATCGGTTCGGGAGCGTTACCCGCTCCTCACGGAGGTGAAGCGCGCCGGCGGGCACCATCCCGGCGCCGGGTGGCTCGGCCTCCCGGCGCCCGGTCGGGGCCGATAG